Part of the Citrobacter sp. Marseille-Q6884 genome, GCCCAGCGTCTGACCGCCCGCTACGAAGCCGCGCGGGAAAAAGCCGCACGCCTGATCAATGCGCCGGATGACAAAACCATCGTCTGGACCCGTGGCACGACGGAAGCGATCAACATGGTTGCCCAAAGCTACGCTCGTCCACGTTTACAACCGGGCGATGAGATTATTGTGAGTGTGGCGGAACATCACGCCAACCTCGTCCCCTGGCTGATGGTGGCGCAACAAACCGGGGCAAAAGTCGTCAGGCTTCCGCTCAACGCCCATTTACTGCCCGATGTCGCGCGTTTGCCCGAACTTATCACGCCTCGCAGCCGCATACTGGCGTTGGGACACATGTCTAACGTGACCGGCGGCTGCCCTGATTTAGCCCATGCCATTACGCTTGCCCATGAGGCAGGGATGGTGGTGATGGTGGATGGTGCCCAGGGCGTCGTGCATTTCCCCGCCGATGTACAGCAACTGGACATTGATTTTTATGCTTTTTCTGGCCACAAACTGTATGGGCCGACCGGAATCGGCGTGCTGTATGGTAAGCCAGAACTGCTGGAGGCCATGTCTCCCTGGCTTGGCGGCGGTAAGATGATCAGTGAAGTCAGTTTTGACGGCTTCACCACCCAATCCGCCCCCTGGAAACTGGAAGCGGGGACACCTAACGTTGCAGGCGTCATCGGCCTGAGCGCTGCGCTTGAGTGGCTGGCAGATATCGATATCGTGCAGGCCGAAAACTGGAGCCGCGGTCTGGCAACGCTTGCTGAAGAGGCGCTGTCAAAACGACCGGGATTTCGTTCCTTCCGCTGCCAGGACTCCAGTCTGCTGGCCTTCGATTTCGCCGGGGTACACCACAGCGATATGGTGACGCTGCTGGCTGAATATGGCATCGCGCTTCGCGCCGGACAGCACTGTGCGCAGCCGTTATTGGCAGAACTTGGGGTATCAGGGACGCTGCGCGCCTCGTTTGCGCCTTATAATACCCAGAGTGATGTGGATGCGTTGGTCACCGCCGTTGACCGCGCGCTGGAAATATTGGTGGATTAATGACAAGCCCTCTGCTCGCCGGACACCCGTTTGGCACAACCGTAACCGAAGAGACATTGCGTCTTACCTTCATTCCGCTCACCCAGTGGGAAGATAAGTATCGTCAGCTTATTCTGTTGGGGAAACAGCTTCCGGTGCTGTCGGAGCCCCTGAAAACGCAGGCAAAAGAGATAGCGGGATGTGAAAACCGCGTCTGGCTGGGGTATACCCAGCTGGAGAATGGCACCCTGCACTTCTTCGGTGACAGCGAAGGTCGCATTGTGCGGGGACTTTTGGCCGTACTGCTCACGGCCATCGAAGGTAAAACCCCAGCCGAGTTACTGGCGCGCTCGCCAATGGAATTTTTTGATGAGTTAGGTTTAAGGGCGCAGCTCAGCGCATCGCGTAGCCAGGGGCTGAATGCGCTTAACGAGGCAATTCTCGAAGCCGCGCGGCAGGTTGCCTAACCGTATTGCCGGATAAGCGCCTGCGCCATCCGGCAACCATTCTTAAGCCTGGCGCGCCGCCTTCGCCATCATCTTCTTCAGCGCATGGGACACCGCCACAAAACCAAACGTCGCCGTCACCATCGTCGCAGCACCAAACCCGGAGGCGCAATCCATACGCTTCGGCCCTTCCGCTGTCGCTTTCATCGCGCAGACAGAGCCATCAGCCTGCGGGTATACCAGCGCTTCAGTTGAAAACACACAGTCCACGCCCAGCTTGCCTTTGCTGTTTTTAACCACGCCAAAGTCGCTTTTCAGCCGCTCACGCAGCTTCGCCGCCAGCGGATCCTGGATGGTTTTTGCCAAATCGACGACCTGAATCTGCGTAGGATCTATCTGCCCACCCGCACCGCCGGTTGTCACCAGTGGAATTTTATTGCGACGGCAGTATGCGATCAGCGCGGCTTTCGGGCGCACGCTGTCAATCGCATCAATGACATACGAGAATCCCGCGCGCATATACTCTGCAACGTTATCCGGTGTGACAAAGTCATCCACAACGTTAACCTGGCACTCCGGGTTGATCTGGCGGATACGCTCGGCCATCACTTCAGCTTTCGCCTGACCCACATTATCGCGCAGAGCATGGATCTGACGGTTAGTATTGGTGACGCACACATCATCCATATCAATGAGCGTGATAGCGCCAATGCCGGTACGTGCCAGCGCTTCCGCTGCCCACGACCCCACGCCGCCAATCCCGACCACGCAAACGTGCGACCGGGCAAACAGCTGCAGCGCATTTTCGCCATACAAACGCGCAGTACCGCCAAAACGCTGACGCCAGGCATCACTTATCACAACAGACATACGACCTCAGAATAGAAAATCTTAAAAGCGGTAATCGCCACATAACGTGGCGACAACACCGTTCTGCGCCGGATAACGCTTCGCTGACCGGGCCTACCCGATAAAGCGATTAACCGCTAAAGACGTTACCCGCACCGGCACCATTTTTCAGTACCCAGACGCGACCGTAGTGATTATACCAGCCTGCGCGGTGTCCGGCATCGGAACCAATTCCCTGGTAAATATCAAAGTGTTGACCTTTGATTGCGCCGCCAACATCTAATGCCACCATCAGGCGCAACTCATACTGGCCGGTAAATTTCCCGTTATTATCCAGCAACGGGACTTCTGCCAGTAACGTTGTACCTGCAGGAATAATGCTGCGGTCAGATGCAACGGATGCGCGGCCAATCAACGGCACGGCGCTGGCACCTTTAACTGGCGCAAAAGATTGCGGTTTAAAGAAGACAAATGATGGGTTCTGCTCCAGCAGCTCACGCACCTCAGCTTCACTGTGTGTTTCACCCCAGTGGCGGATCGCCTGCATCGACATATCTTCTTTCTTCACTTCACCACGGTCGATCAGCACCTTACCAATACTGCGGTAAGCGTGACCGTTTTTCCCGGAATAGCTAAAGAAATTGAGAGGGCTACCGTCACCGAAATCGATGTAACCGCTGCCCTGCACATCCATAATGAAGTTATCCATCAGGGAGTTACTGTACGCCAGAATATAGTTGTCGCTCAGAGCACCGGCGTAGATTTCCGCGCGGGAAGGTAAACGCCCGCGTTTTGGCGGCATGCGATAGATAGGGTACTGAAACTCGCCCTGACGTGTATGACGCGCCTGGATCACCGGCGTGTAGTAGCCCGTAAATTGCACGTTGCCGTAGTTGTCCGCGCCTTCCATTTGCCAGGCATCAATACCAAACTGGCGCATATTGCGCGTATCACCGCCTGCACGCAACCATTCCTGGATAGCGTTATAGACGCTGCTTTGGCTGCCATACAAACGCGGCGAGGCACTGCGAATCTGATTAACCTGCTCGGCGAAATCACCGGCGTTGATAGGGGCGCCAACCGCGTCAGGTTGGTTCACCAGTGAGAAAGGCTGGGTAAATTTCCCGTCTTTATACTGCTGCCCACGATCGGTGGGTTTAGAGGAACACGCGGCGAGCATCGCGACTACGGCTCCCGCCAGAAGATATTTTGCCCAACGTCCTTTCATTATTCTCGTCTTAAGTTGCCTGAATGCGAGATGAAGATAACAAACCCCCGAACCTAATGAAATGCGAATGCTTAACCCAACGCAAATTTTGAACAAAAATAGACCAAAGCGCGTTGTTTTTGTTCATTTTCATCTGAAAACCGTGATCAGGGTGAAAAAAGGGTTGCATGAAAATGTTAGCAGAGTATAGTGCGCATCCACGGACGCGGGGTGGAGCAGCCTGGTAGCTCGTCGGGCTCATAACCCGAAGGTCGTCAGTTCAAATCTGGCCCCCGCAACCAATTAAAATCAGAAGTAACGTTACTCGATGGAAGAGTAATGACGGACGCGGGGTGGAGCAGCCTGGTAGCTCGTCGGGCTCATAACCCGAAGGTCGTCGGTTCAAATCCGGCCCCCGCAACCAATTAAAATCTGATGCACATTTACTCGATGAAGAGTAAAGACGGACGCGGGGTGGAGCAGCCTGGTAGCTCGTCGGGCTCATAACCCGAAGGTCGTCGGTTCAAATCCGGCCCCCGCAACC contains:
- the csdA gene encoding cysteine desulfurase CsdA, whose product is MNAFNPAQFRAQFPALTDAGVYLDSAATALKPQAVIEATQQFYSLSAGNVHRSQFAEAQRLTARYEAAREKAARLINAPDDKTIVWTRGTTEAINMVAQSYARPRLQPGDEIIVSVAEHHANLVPWLMVAQQTGAKVVRLPLNAHLLPDVARLPELITPRSRILALGHMSNVTGGCPDLAHAITLAHEAGMVVMVDGAQGVVHFPADVQQLDIDFYAFSGHKLYGPTGIGVLYGKPELLEAMSPWLGGGKMISEVSFDGFTTQSAPWKLEAGTPNVAGVIGLSAALEWLADIDIVQAENWSRGLATLAEEALSKRPGFRSFRCQDSSLLAFDFAGVHHSDMVTLLAEYGIALRAGQHCAQPLLAELGVSGTLRASFAPYNTQSDVDALVTAVDRALEILVD
- the csdE gene encoding cysteine desulfurase sulfur acceptor subunit CsdE, producing the protein MTSPLLAGHPFGTTVTEETLRLTFIPLTQWEDKYRQLILLGKQLPVLSEPLKTQAKEIAGCENRVWLGYTQLENGTLHFFGDSEGRIVRGLLAVLLTAIEGKTPAELLARSPMEFFDELGLRAQLSASRSQGLNALNEAILEAARQVA
- the tcdA gene encoding tRNA cyclic N6-threonylcarbamoyladenosine(37) synthase TcdA encodes the protein MSVVISDAWRQRFGGTARLYGENALQLFARSHVCVVGIGGVGSWAAEALARTGIGAITLIDMDDVCVTNTNRQIHALRDNVGQAKAEVMAERIRQINPECQVNVVDDFVTPDNVAEYMRAGFSYVIDAIDSVRPKAALIAYCRRNKIPLVTTGGAGGQIDPTQIQVVDLAKTIQDPLAAKLRERLKSDFGVVKNSKGKLGVDCVFSTEALVYPQADGSVCAMKATAEGPKRMDCASGFGAATMVTATFGFVAVSHALKKMMAKAARQA
- the mltA gene encoding murein transglycosylase A — translated: MKGRWAKYLLAGAVVAMLAACSSKPTDRGQQYKDGKFTQPFSLVNQPDAVGAPINAGDFAEQVNQIRSASPRLYGSQSSVYNAIQEWLRAGGDTRNMRQFGIDAWQMEGADNYGNVQFTGYYTPVIQARHTRQGEFQYPIYRMPPKRGRLPSRAEIYAGALSDNYILAYSNSLMDNFIMDVQGSGYIDFGDGSPLNFFSYSGKNGHAYRSIGKVLIDRGEVKKEDMSMQAIRHWGETHSEAEVRELLEQNPSFVFFKPQSFAPVKGASAVPLIGRASVASDRSIIPAGTTLLAEVPLLDNNGKFTGQYELRLMVALDVGGAIKGQHFDIYQGIGSDAGHRAGWYNHYGRVWVLKNGAGAGNVFSG